The DNA window CAGGTAGAGCTGGGCCGCGCTCCGGTCCTCCTCGCGCACCAGCTCCAGCACGTGGCGACCCACCATCTCCGAGGCGTCGCGGTAGCCCAGGTACTGCACCAGCGCGGGGTTCACCGACAACAACACCCCGTCCCCCACGTGCACCATCACCGGGTCCGGGAAGGCCTCGATGAGCAGGTGGACGCCCGCCTCGGTGCGCCGGAGCGTCGTCTCCGTGCGCACGCGCAGCGCCTGGTCCGTGCGCTGCTCCAGCGCCAGCGACAGCGTGCCCGCCGCGCCCGACAGCAGGTTCACCTCGATGGGGCCCCAGGGCCGCGCCTCCCGGCAGTTGTCGAAGCCGATGACACCGAAGAGCTGCCCGTGCACATGCACCGGCAGGAGCAGCACGGAGCGGACGCCCTGCGCTTCCAGCATGGGCGCCAGGATGGGCGTGAAGCCTCGGGGCAGCGCCTGCACGGGCTCGCCGCGCATCAGCGCCGCGGACTGCTCCGGCAGCAGGGCCTCCATGAACGGCAGGCCGTGCATGTTCGGGTCCTCCAGGTTGGGAGGAATCCCCGGCTCGCACCACTCCGCGCGCTGCGAGGCCAGCAGCACGCCGTCCGGGCCGTAGTGCATCTCGAACACGTAGACGCGGCTGGCGGCGGAGACGCGGCCCAGGGGCTCCACCACGGAGGCATACAAGTCCCGGGGGAACTGGTGCGGCATCATCCGCCGCTGGACCTCCACCATCGTCTCCAGGTACCGCTCGCGGGTCGCGACGGCTTCCTCGGCGCGGCGGCGCGAGTCGATGTCCAGCAGCGAGCCCACCACCTCCCCGGGCTCTCCGGGCACACCGCGCGCGGCCAGCACCACCCAGCGCGCGTCATCCCCCACGGCCAGGCGAATCTCGCGGCGCGCTTCGGGTATCTGCTGCCCGGCCACCGACTCCAGCAGCACTCGCGCCGCGGCGCGGTCCACCGGGTGCACGGCCTCCACCAGCAGGTGCCCGTGAAACACCGCGCCCAGCGAGCCCGTCAGTCGCTCCCAGCCCGGGCCCAGGTAGGTGATACGTCCCTGGGCGTCGAGCTGAAACACCACCTCGCTCAGCAGCCCCTCCAATACCTGGAGCCGCCGCGCCATCGACGCCGCGCTGTCCGGGGATGATGACGACGCACCACGGGAGGACAGGCCACCCGCGCTCGTCTCGGGAACCGGTACCGGGGACTCGACCTGCCCCACGTCCCGCCGCTCGTCTGCCACTTCGACCTCCTGCGCCCACGGTCGGGGGGGCCAGAACCCTGTCCAATGACCCCGTGCCCCTCCTGTGGCGACGTCGGATTCCAGCATA is part of the Myxococcus landrumus genome and encodes:
- a CDS encoding ATP-binding protein codes for the protein MARRLQVLEGLLSEVVFQLDAQGRITYLGPGWERLTGSLGAVFHGHLLVEAVHPVDRAAARVLLESVAGQQIPEARREIRLAVGDDARWVVLAARGVPGEPGEVVGSLLDIDSRRRAEEAVATRERYLETMVEVQRRMMPHQFPRDLYASVVEPLGRVSAASRVYVFEMHYGPDGVLLASQRAEWCEPGIPPNLEDPNMHGLPFMEALLPEQSAALMRGEPVQALPRGFTPILAPMLEAQGVRSVLLLPVHVHGQLFGVIGFDNCREARPWGPIEVNLLSGAAGTLSLALEQRTDQALRVRTETTLRRTEAGVHLLIEAFPDPVMVHVGDGVLLSVNPALVQYLGYRDASEMVGRHVLELVREEDRSAAQLYLGHALEGKRAARAVEVPLVRRDGETVVADLVTLAVVFDGAPAWVTIARDYTERKRTQAQMMLADRMASMGLLAAGIAHELNNPLAYVLSNLEYLHSTLGPRARPLSPDDMVECRQVLDDAREGAERMRQIVRQLRVFSRVEETREEPVDVHRVLDSVIQMAASEVRPRARLVKTYGTVPQVRGNEGKLFQVFLNLVINAAHAIEEGQSETNEIRITTRPDEGSRVLVEVRDTGGGIPPEHLRRIFDPFFTTKSAGLGTGLGLSICDTIVTALGGHISVESSVGVGTTFRVALNAAFPQGEVVRPGL